The following proteins are co-located in the Nocardioides piscis genome:
- a CDS encoding NCS2 family permease, producing MTDKTATATPRSTGIDGFFRITERGSSVAREVRGGIVTFLTMAYIIVLNPIILLQGEDINGELLGTFPQIAAATALAAGVLTILMGVVANYPLALATGLGLNAFVTFSVASQMTWADAMGLVVIEGVVILLLVLTGFREAVFHAVPAQLKIAISVGIGLFIALIGLVDAGFVRRTGAGPVPVEMGIGGQLAGWPVLVFALGLVLVIALYVRQVKGAILISILVTTVVAVVVEKVAQVGPTFAEDGEVNPKGWNLNVPALPDKVFDLPDFGLLGNFSLLGSWENAGIVTVVLLVFTLLLADFFDTMGTMTAIGAEAGLLDEEGNPPNTKRILIVDSLAAAAGGAAAVSSNTSYIESASGVGEGARTGLASVVTGVLFLLATLLAPLVVVIPNEAAVPALVLVGFLMMQQVRGIDWDDLEIAIPAFLTIVLMPFTYSISAGIGAGFLAFVLIKVVRGKAREVHALMWVVAAMFVLYFAISPISALLDR from the coding sequence GTGACTGACAAGACTGCGACCGCGACTCCACGGTCCACCGGCATCGACGGCTTCTTCCGCATCACCGAGCGGGGCTCCTCCGTGGCCCGCGAGGTCCGCGGTGGGATCGTCACGTTCCTGACGATGGCCTACATCATCGTCCTCAACCCGATCATCCTGCTCCAGGGCGAGGACATCAACGGGGAGCTCCTCGGGACGTTCCCGCAGATCGCCGCCGCAACCGCGCTGGCGGCCGGGGTGCTGACGATCCTGATGGGGGTGGTCGCCAACTATCCGCTGGCCCTGGCCACCGGCCTGGGCCTGAACGCCTTCGTCACCTTCTCGGTGGCGAGCCAGATGACGTGGGCCGACGCGATGGGGCTCGTGGTGATCGAAGGCGTGGTCATCCTGCTGCTGGTCCTCACCGGGTTCCGCGAGGCGGTCTTCCACGCGGTGCCGGCGCAGCTCAAGATCGCGATCTCGGTCGGCATCGGTCTGTTCATCGCGCTGATCGGTCTGGTCGACGCCGGGTTCGTGCGCCGTACGGGCGCTGGTCCGGTGCCGGTGGAGATGGGTATCGGTGGTCAGCTCGCAGGCTGGCCTGTCCTGGTGTTCGCCCTCGGGCTCGTGCTCGTCATCGCCCTCTACGTGCGCCAGGTCAAGGGCGCGATCCTGATCTCGATCCTCGTCACCACGGTGGTCGCCGTCGTCGTGGAGAAGGTCGCCCAGGTCGGCCCCACGTTCGCCGAGGACGGCGAGGTCAACCCGAAGGGCTGGAACCTCAACGTCCCGGCGCTGCCCGACAAGGTCTTCGACCTGCCCGACTTCGGGCTCCTCGGCAACTTCAGCCTGCTGGGCTCCTGGGAGAACGCCGGGATCGTCACCGTGGTGCTGCTGGTCTTCACGCTGCTCCTGGCCGACTTCTTCGACACGATGGGCACGATGACGGCCATCGGCGCCGAGGCCGGCCTGCTCGACGAGGAGGGCAACCCGCCCAACACCAAGCGCATCCTGATCGTCGACTCCCTCGCGGCCGCTGCGGGCGGCGCTGCAGCCGTGTCCAGCAACACCTCCTACATCGAGAGCGCCTCGGGTGTGGGCGAGGGGGCGCGGACGGGCCTCGCCTCCGTGGTCACCGGTGTCCTCTTCCTGCTGGCCACCCTGCTCGCCCCCCTCGTGGTCGTGATCCCCAACGAGGCAGCGGTGCCTGCGCTCGTGCTCGTCGGCTTCTTGATGATGCAGCAGGTGCGGGGCATCGACTGGGACGACCTCGAGATCGCCATCCCTGCGTTCCTGACGATCGTGCTGATGCCCTTCACCTACTCCATCTCCGCGGGGATCGGCGCCGGCTTCCTCGCCTTCGTCCTGATCAAGGTCGTCCGAGGCAAGGCGCGCGAGGTGCACGCCCTGATGTGGGTCGTGGCCGCGATGTTCGTCCTCTACTTCGCGATCAGCCCGATCTCGGCCCTGCTCGACCGCTGA
- the rpsL gene encoding 30S ribosomal protein S12: MPTIQQLVRKGRQDKVSKSKTPALKGSPQRRGVCTRVYTTTPKKPNSALRKVARVRLSSGVEVTAYIPGVGHNLQEHSIVLVRGGRVKDLPGVRYKIIRGTLDTQGVKNRKQARSLYGAKKEK, encoded by the coding sequence GTGCCCACCATTCAGCAACTGGTCCGCAAGGGCCGCCAGGACAAGGTGTCCAAGAGCAAGACGCCTGCCCTGAAGGGATCCCCGCAGCGCCGTGGCGTCTGCACCCGCGTCTACACGACCACCCCGAAGAAGCCCAACTCCGCCCTCCGCAAGGTCGCCCGCGTGCGTCTGAGCTCCGGCGTCGAGGTCACGGCCTACATCCCGGGCGTCGGTCACAACCTGCAGGAGCACTCGATCGTGCTTGTGCGCGGCGGCCGTGTGAAGGACCTTCCCGGTGTCCGCTACAAGATCATCCGCGGCACGCTTGACACCCAGGGTGTCAAGAACCGCAAGCAGGCCCGCAGCCTCTACGGCGCGAAGAAGGAGAAGTAA
- the rpsG gene encoding 30S ribosomal protein S7 yields the protein MPRKGPAPKRPLVVDPVYGSQVVTQLVSKVLQDGKKAVAQRIVYTALEGCREKTGSDPVVTLKRALDNVKPALEVKSRRVGGATYQVPVEVKANRQTTLALRWLVGYAADRREKTMAERLMNEILDASNGLGAAVKKREDTHKMAESNKAFAHYRW from the coding sequence ATGCCTCGCAAGGGTCCCGCTCCCAAGCGCCCCCTCGTCGTCGACCCGGTCTACGGCTCGCAGGTCGTCACCCAGCTCGTCAGCAAGGTCCTCCAGGACGGCAAGAAGGCCGTTGCCCAGCGCATCGTCTACACCGCGCTCGAGGGCTGCCGCGAGAAGACCGGCAGCGACCCGGTCGTCACGCTCAAGCGTGCGCTCGACAACGTCAAGCCGGCCCTCGAGGTCAAGTCCCGCCGCGTCGGCGGGGCGACCTACCAGGTCCCGGTCGAGGTCAAGGCCAACCGTCAGACCACGCTGGCCCTGCGCTGGCTCGTGGGCTACGCGGCCGACCGTCGTGAGAAGACGATGGCCGAGCGCCTCATGAACGAGATCCTCGACGCTTCCAACGGCCTCGGTGCCGCAGTGAAGAAGCGCGAGGACACGCACAAGATGGCCGAGTCCAACAAGGCCTTCGCCCACTACCGCTGGTGA
- the fusA gene encoding elongation factor G: protein MAHIDAGKTTTTERILFYTGISYKIGEVHDGAATMDWMEQEQERGITITSAATTCWWKNHQINIIDTPGHVDFTVEVERSLRVLDGAVAVFDGVAGVEPQTMTVWRQANKYSVPRMCFVNKLDRTGADFFRCVDMMVERLNSTPLVLQLPIGAEGDFLGVVDLVGMRALTWRGETTMGEDYEVEEIPADLAEQAAEYREKLLETLAEADDEIMEKFLDEGEFTVEELEAAIRRATLADKINPVLCGTAFKNKGVQPLLDAVVKFLPSPLDIDAIVGHAPNDEEKEIKRLPSDDEPFCGLAYKIATDPHLGKLIYVRVYSGKLEAGSTVVNSVNGRKERVGKVYQMHANKREEIAAVGAGQIVAVMGLKDTKTGHTLCDPQNQVVLESMTFPAPVIEVAIEPKTKSDQEKLGTAIQRLSDEDPTFTVKADEETGQTIIAGMGELHLEILVDRMKREFRVEATVGKPQVAYRETIRNTVEKHSYTHKKQTGGSGQFAKVVINLGPNIDPETGVGAGYEFQNNVTGGRVPKEYIPSVDQGGQDAMEFGVLAGYPMVDVKFSLEDGAYHDVDSSELAFKIAGNQAFKEAARRAKPVLLEPMFAVEVTTPESFLGTVIGDINSRRGQIQAQEERHGDMVVNALVPLSEMFGYVGDLRSKTSGQASYSMEFDSYAEVPTNIAEEIVKKVRGE, encoded by the coding sequence ATGGCGCACATCGACGCCGGCAAGACCACCACCACCGAGCGCATCCTGTTCTACACCGGCATCAGCTACAAGATCGGTGAGGTCCACGACGGTGCGGCCACGATGGACTGGATGGAGCAGGAGCAGGAGCGTGGCATCACCATCACCTCCGCTGCGACCACCTGCTGGTGGAAGAACCACCAGATCAACATCATCGACACCCCGGGCCACGTCGACTTCACGGTCGAGGTCGAGCGCTCGCTGCGCGTCCTCGACGGCGCAGTCGCGGTCTTCGACGGTGTCGCCGGCGTCGAGCCGCAGACGATGACGGTGTGGCGCCAGGCCAACAAGTACTCCGTGCCCCGCATGTGCTTCGTCAACAAGCTCGACCGCACCGGCGCCGACTTCTTCCGCTGCGTCGACATGATGGTCGAGCGCCTCAACTCCACCCCGCTGGTGCTGCAGCTCCCGATCGGCGCCGAGGGTGACTTCCTCGGGGTCGTCGACCTGGTCGGCATGCGTGCCCTGACCTGGCGTGGCGAGACCACGATGGGTGAGGACTACGAGGTCGAGGAGATCCCGGCCGACCTCGCCGAGCAGGCCGCGGAATACCGCGAGAAGCTGCTCGAGACCCTGGCCGAGGCCGACGACGAGATCATGGAGAAGTTCCTCGACGAGGGCGAGTTCACCGTCGAGGAGCTCGAGGCCGCGATCCGTCGCGCCACGCTCGCCGACAAGATCAACCCCGTCCTGTGCGGCACCGCGTTCAAGAACAAGGGCGTCCAGCCGCTGCTCGACGCGGTCGTGAAGTTCCTTCCCTCCCCGCTCGACATCGATGCCATCGTCGGGCACGCGCCCAACGACGAGGAGAAGGAGATCAAGCGTCTCCCCAGCGATGACGAGCCCTTCTGTGGCCTCGCCTACAAGATCGCCACCGACCCCCACCTCGGCAAGCTGATCTACGTCCGGGTCTACTCCGGCAAGCTCGAGGCCGGCTCGACCGTGGTCAACTCGGTCAACGGTCGCAAGGAGCGCGTCGGCAAGGTCTACCAGATGCACGCCAACAAGCGTGAGGAGATCGCCGCCGTCGGCGCCGGGCAGATCGTGGCCGTCATGGGGCTCAAGGACACCAAGACCGGTCACACCCTGTGCGACCCGCAGAACCAGGTCGTCCTCGAGTCGATGACGTTCCCGGCCCCGGTGATCGAGGTCGCGATCGAGCCGAAGACCAAGAGCGACCAGGAGAAGCTCGGCACCGCGATCCAGCGCCTCTCCGACGAGGACCCGACGTTCACCGTCAAGGCCGACGAAGAGACCGGCCAGACGATCATCGCCGGCATGGGTGAGCTCCACCTCGAGATCCTCGTCGACCGGATGAAGCGCGAGTTCCGGGTCGAGGCGACAGTCGGCAAGCCGCAGGTCGCCTACCGCGAGACCATCCGCAACACGGTCGAGAAGCACTCCTACACCCACAAGAAGCAGACCGGTGGGTCGGGTCAGTTCGCCAAGGTCGTCATCAACCTCGGTCCGAACATCGACCCCGAGACCGGTGTGGGCGCGGGCTACGAGTTCCAGAACAACGTCACCGGTGGTCGCGTGCCGAAGGAATACATCCCTTCGGTCGACCAGGGCGGCCAGGACGCCATGGAGTTCGGCGTCCTCGCCGGCTACCCGATGGTGGACGTGAAGTTCTCGCTGGAGGACGGCGCCTACCACGACGTCGACTCCTCCGAGCTCGCCTTCAAGATCGCCGGCAACCAGGCCTTCAAGGAGGCCGCCCGCCGGGCCAAGCCGGTGCTGCTCGAGCCGATGTTCGCCGTCGAGGTCACGACTCCCGAGAGCTTCCTCGGCACCGTGATCGGCGACATCAACTCGCGTCGCGGTCAGATCCAGGCTCAGGAGGAGCGTCACGGCGACATGGTCGTCAACGCCCTTGTGCCGCTGTCAGAGATGTTCGGGTACGTTGGCGACTTGAGGTCGAAGACCTCGGGACAGGCGTCGTACTCGATGGAGTTCGACTCGTACGCCGAGGTTCCCACGAACATCGCCGAGGAGATCGTCAAGAAGGTCCGCGGCGAATAG
- the trmB gene encoding tRNA (guanine(46)-N(7))-methyltransferase TrmB, whose product MVGVNDARPARPHHKLTDDGRRVREVLTYSRRGSRFTPKQAAGWAAHQADWVIPDEAVDRPGFRIADAWDREAPLIVEIGSGVGEATAALAAARPDANILAFEVWRPGIADSLWRVAEAGADNVRFCGVDAVWSLEHLIEPGSLSELWTFFPDPWHKTKHNKRRFVTATNAAIAASRLEHGAVWRLATDWADYANQMVDVLDAEPLLEGGRVGRWDDRPVTRFERKGLEKGRTITDLAYTRTSH is encoded by the coding sequence ATGGTCGGCGTGAACGACGCCCGCCCCGCCCGCCCGCACCACAAGCTCACCGACGACGGCCGGCGGGTGCGTGAGGTGCTCACCTACTCGCGCCGGGGCAGCAGGTTCACGCCCAAGCAGGCTGCAGGCTGGGCCGCCCACCAGGCCGACTGGGTGATACCGGACGAGGCAGTCGATCGGCCCGGCTTCCGGATCGCCGACGCGTGGGACCGTGAGGCCCCCTTGATCGTGGAGATCGGCTCCGGGGTCGGCGAGGCCACCGCCGCGCTCGCCGCCGCTCGACCGGATGCCAACATCCTGGCGTTCGAGGTCTGGCGGCCGGGGATCGCCGACTCGCTCTGGCGGGTCGCAGAGGCCGGAGCCGACAACGTGCGCTTCTGCGGCGTCGACGCGGTCTGGTCGCTCGAGCACCTGATCGAGCCCGGGAGCCTGAGCGAGCTCTGGACCTTCTTCCCGGACCCCTGGCACAAGACCAAGCACAACAAGCGACGGTTCGTGACCGCGACCAACGCCGCCATCGCAGCGTCACGGCTCGAGCACGGTGCCGTATGGCGCCTGGCCACCGACTGGGCCGACTACGCCAACCAGATGGTTGACGTGCTCGACGCGGAGCCGCTGCTCGAGGGGGGTCGGGTCGGTCGCTGGGACGACCGCCCAGTCACCAGGTTCGAGCGCAAGGGGCTCGAGAAGGGCCGGACGATCACCGACCTCGCCTACACACGCACCAGTCACTGA
- a CDS encoding RDD family protein, producing MVTLVLLVVVFVVLGVAALQSGEALFHVATVATLITVFIAIPTTVETLTRGRSLGKWACGLRAVRDDAGPVSFQHAFVRALVGFVEIYAFTGTPAFFSALLSAKGKRLGDHAAGTYVVRERVRLRLAPAALMPPHLQAWAQNADLATLPTGLALAIRQYLGRAATLDSRTRHDLGSRLAADVSAYVAPPPPPGTHPQDLLAAVMAARRERDMARLEREAAMRRRLVGER from the coding sequence GTGGTGACGCTGGTGCTGCTGGTCGTCGTCTTCGTGGTCCTCGGCGTGGCCGCGCTGCAGAGCGGCGAGGCGCTGTTCCACGTCGCCACCGTCGCGACCCTGATCACGGTGTTCATCGCCATACCGACGACGGTGGAGACACTCACCCGTGGCCGCTCGCTGGGCAAATGGGCCTGCGGCCTGCGAGCCGTCCGTGACGACGCCGGCCCCGTGTCGTTCCAGCACGCCTTCGTCCGGGCACTGGTGGGCTTCGTCGAGATCTATGCCTTCACCGGCACACCGGCGTTCTTCTCCGCGCTTCTGTCAGCGAAGGGCAAGCGGCTCGGTGACCATGCAGCCGGCACCTATGTCGTGCGAGAGCGCGTGCGGTTGCGACTCGCGCCCGCGGCCCTGATGCCACCCCACCTGCAGGCGTGGGCGCAGAACGCGGATCTGGCCACCCTGCCGACGGGCCTCGCGCTGGCGATCCGGCAATACCTCGGCCGGGCGGCGACGCTCGACAGCCGCACGCGTCACGACCTGGGCTCACGGCTGGCGGCCGACGTCTCGGCCTACGTCGCACCACCACCCCCACCCGGCACCCACCCCCAGGACCTCCTCGCCGCGGTCATGGCCGCGCGCCGGGAACGGGACATGGCCCGGCTGGAGCGCGAAGCAGCGATGCGCCGCCGACTGGTGGGAGAGCGCTGA
- a CDS encoding DUF58 domain-containing protein: MVITGRTPLLLLLGMVPVVLRPAMSTVWLWVLLVSVVVLADWLLAARPDRLTVRRADLPPVRLGAESQSCLLISNPGRMLVRATVRDAWQPTAGATGNRHPVRLDAGQTLPLITALRPRRRGDLRAVGVTVRIPGPLGLAARQSTIDVPGRLRSLPAFESRKHLPSRLARLRELDGRSAVRTRGAGTEFDSLREYVRGDDVRAIDWRATARNRNVVVRTWQPERDRRVVLVLDTSRVSAARVGDVPRLDSAMDAALLLAALAARAGDRVDFLAGDRQVRTRLRAARARDVAATLQDAMADLEPVIAEADWRALAGAVNSLGRQRALVVLLTPSSRHR; encoded by the coding sequence ATGGTCATCACCGGTCGCACTCCCCTGCTGCTGCTCCTGGGCATGGTGCCCGTGGTGCTGCGACCAGCCATGAGCACCGTGTGGCTGTGGGTGCTGCTCGTCAGCGTGGTCGTGCTCGCGGACTGGCTGCTGGCCGCTCGTCCCGACCGCCTCACCGTCCGCCGTGCGGACCTGCCACCGGTGCGCCTGGGCGCCGAGTCGCAGTCGTGCCTGCTGATCAGCAATCCGGGCAGGATGCTGGTGCGTGCGACGGTGCGTGACGCCTGGCAGCCGACTGCGGGCGCCACCGGCAACCGTCACCCGGTCCGGCTGGACGCCGGCCAGACGCTGCCGCTCATCACTGCCCTGCGTCCCCGTCGTCGAGGGGACCTGCGGGCGGTCGGGGTGACCGTGCGGATCCCCGGCCCGTTGGGGCTGGCGGCCCGGCAGTCGACCATCGACGTGCCCGGGAGGCTGCGCTCGCTGCCTGCCTTCGAGTCGCGCAAGCACCTGCCTTCGCGCCTGGCGCGCCTGCGCGAGCTCGATGGGCGCTCCGCCGTGCGCACCCGTGGTGCCGGCACGGAGTTCGACTCGCTGCGCGAATACGTCCGCGGGGACGACGTGCGCGCCATCGACTGGCGCGCCACTGCCCGCAACCGCAACGTGGTCGTGCGCACCTGGCAACCCGAACGCGACCGTCGGGTCGTGCTCGTCCTGGACACCTCGCGCGTCTCCGCAGCCCGGGTCGGCGACGTGCCCCGACTCGACTCGGCCATGGACGCGGCGCTGCTCCTCGCGGCGCTCGCCGCCCGGGCAGGCGACCGGGTGGACTTCCTCGCCGGGGATCGACAGGTCCGCACCCGGTTGCGTGCGGCACGTGCCCGCGACGTCGCCGCCACCCTCCAGGACGCGATGGCCGACCTCGAGCCGGTGATCGCGGAGGCGGACTGGCGCGCCCTGGCCGGGGCGGTCAACAGCCTGGGTCGCCAACGTGCGCTCGTCGTGCTCCTGACCCCCTCGAGCCGGCATCGGTGA
- a CDS encoding AAA family ATPase, with protein MSHTTDEPTDHRAARERLGEVRAEVAKAVVGQEAAVSGLLVALLCGGHVLMEGVPGVAKTLLVRTLSAALDVGTRRVQFTPDLMPGDITGSMVIDGRAGELTFREGPLFTNLLLADEINRTPPKTQSALLEAMEEGQVSVDGTSRPLPRPFLVAATQNPVEYEGTYPLPEAQLDRFLLKIILPVPGRGDELEILARHAAGFDPRDVLAAGVVPVAGPADIEAGQVAVRSVQVSPEVAGYIVDIARATRESPSLSLGVSPRGATALMRAARAWAWLTGRDFVTPDDVKALAHATLVHRLALRPEAELEGVDVAAVLTSSLNSVPVPR; from the coding sequence ATGAGCCACACCACTGACGAGCCCACCGACCACCGAGCCGCCCGTGAGCGGCTCGGCGAGGTCCGCGCCGAGGTCGCCAAGGCTGTCGTCGGCCAGGAAGCGGCCGTCTCCGGCCTCCTCGTGGCGCTGCTGTGCGGCGGTCACGTCCTGATGGAGGGTGTGCCCGGCGTCGCCAAGACGCTGCTGGTGCGGACCTTGTCGGCGGCGTTGGACGTGGGGACGCGGCGCGTGCAGTTCACTCCCGACCTGATGCCCGGCGACATCACCGGCTCCATGGTCATCGACGGGCGCGCCGGTGAGCTGACCTTCCGCGAGGGGCCCCTGTTCACCAACCTCCTGCTGGCCGACGAGATCAACCGCACCCCACCCAAGACACAGTCGGCCCTGCTCGAGGCGATGGAGGAGGGCCAGGTCTCCGTCGACGGGACCTCGCGTCCCCTGCCACGGCCGTTCCTGGTCGCCGCGACACAGAACCCCGTCGAGTACGAGGGCACCTACCCGCTCCCGGAGGCCCAGCTCGACCGGTTCCTGCTCAAGATCATCCTCCCCGTCCCGGGACGAGGAGACGAGCTGGAGATCCTCGCGCGGCACGCGGCGGGCTTCGACCCCCGCGACGTGCTGGCAGCCGGGGTGGTGCCGGTGGCCGGGCCAGCAGACATCGAGGCGGGGCAGGTCGCCGTACGCTCCGTGCAGGTCTCCCCCGAGGTGGCCGGATACATCGTCGACATCGCGCGGGCGACCCGCGAGTCCCCGTCGCTCTCACTGGGAGTCTCCCCGCGTGGCGCCACTGCGCTGATGCGAGCAGCCCGAGCCTGGGCATGGCTGACCGGTCGCGACTTCGTCACGCCCGACGACGTCAAGGCACTCGCGCACGCGACGCTCGTCCATCGCCTGGCGCTGCGTCCCGAGGCCGAGCTCGAGGGGGTCGACGTGGCTGCCGTGCTGACGTCGTCCCTCAACTCCGTCCCGGTCCCCCGCTGA
- a CDS encoding DUF4350 domain-containing protein — translation MRTWLQRHRALLVVGVGTVLALAVAVLASNGPQTGADLDPDNPGPRGARALARVLAAEGVDVDVVRSAAALIESRPDASTTVVVTSADSLGQSTAEELRSTAARSTIVVAQPGPGTIKALGVDVESTTDRMPEQRAGECTDTGLGDLSPLSIQTDVATSYATSVGCFAEGSGWLVASADEDLVLLGAPGILENDQVLRAENAAVALRLLGQRERLVWYVPSVEDLVAADGVSLRTLLPAWLVPGLWVSGIATLAVVWWRGRRLGPLAVEPLPVSVRSLESTEARGRLYRAASARAHAAKVLRRSTRTALASHLRLPPDDGGALARDVAARVGRPVAEIEDLIGEGAAPPGADDELIRLATKLAELDREVRRT, via the coding sequence GTGAGGACCTGGCTCCAGCGCCATCGCGCGCTGCTCGTCGTCGGCGTGGGCACCGTGCTCGCCCTGGCTGTCGCTGTCTTGGCGAGCAACGGTCCGCAGACCGGCGCCGACCTCGATCCGGACAACCCTGGCCCCCGTGGAGCGCGCGCCCTGGCCCGCGTGCTCGCAGCCGAGGGCGTCGACGTCGACGTCGTGCGGTCGGCGGCCGCGCTCATCGAGAGCCGGCCCGACGCGTCGACGACGGTCGTGGTGACCTCCGCCGACAGCCTCGGTCAGAGCACGGCCGAGGAGCTGAGGTCGACGGCGGCCAGGAGCACCATCGTCGTCGCGCAGCCCGGTCCGGGGACGATCAAGGCCCTCGGCGTCGACGTCGAGTCCACGACCGACCGGATGCCGGAGCAGCGAGCAGGTGAGTGCACGGACACGGGCCTGGGTGACCTGTCGCCGCTGTCGATCCAGACTGATGTGGCCACCTCCTATGCCACGAGCGTCGGCTGCTTCGCCGAGGGCTCCGGGTGGCTCGTGGCCTCCGCAGATGAAGACCTCGTCCTGTTGGGCGCCCCCGGGATCCTCGAGAACGATCAGGTCCTGCGAGCCGAGAACGCCGCTGTCGCGCTGCGCCTGCTGGGTCAGCGCGAGCGGCTGGTCTGGTACGTCCCCAGCGTCGAGGATCTCGTCGCGGCGGACGGTGTGAGCCTGCGGACCCTGCTGCCCGCCTGGCTCGTCCCGGGGCTGTGGGTGTCGGGGATCGCGACGCTCGCGGTGGTCTGGTGGCGAGGCCGGCGGCTCGGCCCGCTCGCCGTCGAGCCGCTGCCCGTCTCCGTGCGGTCACTGGAGAGCACCGAGGCGCGCGGTCGCCTCTATCGCGCAGCCTCGGCACGCGCCCACGCCGCAAAGGTCCTGCGCAGGTCGACGCGCACCGCTCTTGCCTCCCACCTGCGGTTGCCGCCCGACGACGGCGGCGCCCTCGCGCGAGACGTCGCCGCGCGGGTGGGTCGTCCGGTCGCGGAGATCGAAGACCTGATCGGCGAGGGCGCCGCCCCACCGGGCGCCGACGACGAACTCATCCGCCTGGCCACGAAGCTGGCCGAGCTAGACAGAGAGGTACGCCGCACATGA
- a CDS encoding DUF4129 domain-containing protein has translation MTTLLAPDPPLDPTPEEGRNLLRGELLDPAYHQDDLLRRLLDGLGRLFVDVLTAASSAPPLSALAAMVVGLALVVLLIWLATRVRSAPRRINGDRQVVPDRSVTAREWRERAQVALDEARCSDALVDAFRALATRQVEVGRLDETPGATAREVVEALRSTYPHSTERMSESARLFELVLYGDREATREQALLVMSLDDELAGVR, from the coding sequence GTGACGACGCTGCTGGCGCCGGACCCTCCCCTCGACCCGACACCGGAGGAAGGTCGCAACCTCCTGCGCGGCGAGCTCCTGGACCCCGCCTACCACCAGGACGACCTGCTCCGGCGGCTGCTGGACGGGCTGGGGCGTCTCTTCGTCGACGTCCTCACCGCCGCGTCGAGTGCACCTCCGCTCTCCGCCCTGGCAGCGATGGTCGTGGGCCTGGCCCTGGTGGTCCTCCTCATCTGGCTGGCAACACGCGTGCGTTCCGCGCCGCGCCGCATCAACGGCGATCGGCAGGTCGTCCCCGACAGGTCCGTCACGGCTCGCGAGTGGCGAGAGCGGGCACAGGTCGCGCTCGACGAGGCTCGGTGCTCGGACGCCCTGGTCGACGCGTTCCGAGCCCTGGCGACGCGTCAGGTCGAGGTGGGCAGGCTGGACGAGACCCCGGGCGCCACGGCCCGTGAAGTGGTCGAGGCGCTGCGCTCGACATACCCCCACAGCACGGAGCGCATGTCGGAGAGCGCCCGCCTCTTCGAGCTGGTGCTGTATGGCGATCGCGAGGCCACCCGCGAACAGGCACTCCTCGTCATGTCCCTCGACGACGAGCTGGCCGGCGTCCGGTGA